CGGGTCCAGATATGCTCGATTTCATCCGGGAATTCTTCCAAAAGGATCTTTTCAATCCGACTGCCATAGTCCACGGACTGCTCCAGCGAAACGCCGGCCAGGCGCACGACGTTAATGGCAATTGTCCCCTCACTCAAACGGGGGACAAACTCGGCTCCCAGTAATAAGAAAACGATAATGCCCACCGCCAGCAGAGCTGCGGCGGAAGCCAGAACGGCGCGCCCGTGCGCCAGCGCCCAGTTGAGAGCGGGGCGATACAACAGTTTTAACCATTCGACCAAACGGGGTTCCGATTCGCGCACATTTTTGCCAAGGAAGGCGGCAATCAAGGCAGGAATGACGGTGAAAGAAAGAAGAAGCGAACCGGCCAGAACAAAGGTGACGGTCAAAGCCATCGGGCGGAAGAGTTTTCCCTCCACCCCCTGCAGAGTAAGGATGGGGAGGTAGACGATAATGATTATCAACTCGCCAAAAAGGGTCGGTTTGCGCACTTCCAAAATGGCGTCGCGAATAACTTCAAGACGAGACGGGGCGGCGCCCGCTTGGGAAAGGCGACGAACGGCGTTTTCGACCTGAATCACGGAATTGTCCACTGCCAAGCCGAAGTCAATGGCGCCTAGGCTCATCAAGCTGCCGGTAATTCCGGCCCGCGACATCAAATCAAACGCAAAAAGCAACGAGAGGGGAATGGAGGAGGCGACGATGAGCCCGGCCCGGATGTTGCCGAGAAAGGCAAAAAGTATGGCGACCACCAAAACCGCGCCAAAAAAGAGGTTGTGTTCGACCGTTTTCAGCACATGATTGACAAGGTCCATGCGCTGGTAAACAGGTTTGACCACCACGCCTTCCGGCAGGGAGGTTTTGATTTCATCCAGACGACGGGCCAGTTTTTGGGTGACTTCCTTCGGATTCTGGCCGGTCAGCATAAAACCCAATCCCAAGACCGCCTCGCCTGCTCCATCATAGGTGGTTGCTCCCCGGCGCAACTCGTGGCCTATGACCACATCGGCGAAATCCCGGATGCGAATGGGCACCCCTTTGCGCGTTTCCATGACCAGTTCTTCAATTTCCTCCCTTTGGCTGACCATACCCAACCCACGCACCAACGTTTGCTCCCCCGCTTTGATCATCTGGCCGCCGGGGACGTTGCCCAGATTTTCGCGAAGTTTGACGGTAACGGTTGACAAAGAAATGCCGTACTGAGCCAGGCGGTTCGGGTCAACCAAAACATGATACTGTTTCTCATAGCCGCCCCAGGTGTTGACTTCCGCAACACCCGGCACGGATTGAAGCTGGGGTTTTATTATCCAATCCTGAATGGTGCGAAGTTCGGTTGGGTCTGCGGTTCTGCCCACGACGACATAGTGGAAGATTTCCCCGAGACCGGTGGAGATGGGCCCCAACTGGGGGGGCGGGACGCCATCCGGAAGCTCGACGCCGACCAACCGTTCGGCCGTCTGCTGGCGGGCTAAATAAAGGTTGGTTTCGTCACTGAAAATGAGAGTAACCTGTGAGAGGCCGTATTTAGAAATAGAACGGACTTCGGTAAGCCCGGACAGGCCGGCAAGCCGTCTTTCCAGAGGGAAGGTAATCTGGCGCTCCATTTCCTCCGGCGCCCAACCGGGAGCTGAGACGTTCACCTGCACCAAAACCGGCGTGGTATCCGGAAAAGCGTCGAACGGAAGCCGCCAAAGCGCCACCAATCCGGCAATGACCAATAGTCCAGCCAAACAAAGAACAAAAAACCGCTGGTGAATGGTAAATTCTATGAGCCGCTTGAGCATGCTGCTTTACGACGTCGGCTCGATACCGCAACAACCAGCGCCGATGTTGCTTTTTTTCAGTTCGGTTTTCAACAAATAGCTCCCCTTAACCACCACCGGTTCGCCCGGCTTAAGACCGCCCGCCACGCGGTAATGCTCCGGGTCGGCCGGTTCGATTTCCACCTTGCGGGGACGGTAGCGGTCCGGTGATTCCTCCACGAACACCACGTTGCAGCAGCCCTCCCATTGAACAGCGTCTTTGGGTACCACCACGGATTTGGTTTCCGAGCGAGTGTAGATGACCGCCCGGCCGAAGCGCCCAGGGGGGAGTTCATTGAAAGCGGAAGTCATTTTAGCCCGCACTTTGCCGGTGCGGGTCTCCGAATCCAGAAAACGGGCCACCCAGACGACTTTTCCCTGACTGGTTTGCCGGCCGGTGGCATCGGTCAGAAATTCCAGTTTTTGTCCGACTTTTATCTTACTTAGTTCCTCTTCCCGAACTTGCGCTTCCAGCCAAACCGAATTGCCGCTGGAAAGCAGGGCCAGGGCCGTTCCGGCGGGAAGAAGATTTCCCAGAGAAGCTTTGCGTTCCATAAACACCCCGCTTTTTTGGGCGCGCAAAAAGAATTTGGAAGTTATTGAACGACTTGCGGCGAGCGATTCAACTTCTGCTGTGGTCAGGCCGGCCGAACGCAAGAGTCCTTCGGCCCGGGCCAAGCTGGCGCGGGTTTCTTCGGCTTTGGCCTCACTCATTTCAAACGCGCTGGCGCTTACCAGATTTTTTTGTTTCAGTTGTTCCATTCGCTTCTGTTCCTTTTCCTGTACCGACCAGGCGGCGCGGGCTTCCAAAAGTTCGGCTTTCAAACCCGGCATATCTGGGGATTCCAATTCAGCCAGGATTTGGCCTTCCTCAACGGCATCCCCCGGTTTGGCCAGCCAGCGGGTTACCAGAGCAGGCACGGTAGTCGTTTGGATGGTGGTTTGGGTCTCGTCAAAGACAATTTCCGCCGGAGCTTCCACGGCGGGCGCAGTCTCGGCAGACAACGCCGGTTCGACGGTCAGCCCCGCGCGTTGGGCCGTTTGCACAGAGGCGAACTGGATGATGGCGCCGTCCGTGGCGCAACTGGTCTTGTTTTTCGGAAAGAAAATGGAAACCTCTGATTCCATATCCAACTGAAGCAATGCAGCCGGAGGCGGCTCCTGCGGAAATTTCAAATCCGGATTGCATAAGCGGCAATGGGATTCCGGCAGGGCGTGCTCCGCGCACCAATCGTTTTTAGCCTTGAAGGTTTCCATCAATTGCGGATGGCATTTGGTGCATTCCGACTCCGGCACGCGGTGTTCAGCGCACCAGTCGGCCATCCCGGACGGGATGGAGGAAGCGGCAACGCCGGATTTCTCCGGTGCGGACGACTCGTTCGTTTGGCCGGACCATTTCATGACCGCTACGGTAGCGACCACAGCAAAGACCACAAGGCCGGTTAGGCCGATAAATTTTTTAAGCATGACAAACTCCTTTCAAATTCAAAACCATTCCACGGTTGAAATACACTAAAACCGTGCAAGCAATTAACGGTAAAGGCCAAGCGTTCAAGCGAACGCCCGAATCAAGGACTACTTAGAAAGCCGGATTAGGCCTTGGGAGGGTGATAGATGGAGCGGAAGCTGGATTGGTTAGAGAATACTAAGTCCTGTAGTGAAATCTCTTGTTGAATTGGAGTGTGTTCAATGGATTCATAATTCCCGGAAGTAAATAGGAAATGGCCGCAGCAAAGGCCGCAGTCCTTGTTACCTGTATCCGAAACAGGGGAGGCAGGCCCATCCGTGCAGCCGTCCGACTGGCAAATGGCAATTGAAGTTTTTTCCATCGGGCAAAAACAGAAGAGGCCCTCCCCCAACCAAAGGGCTGCCATTACAAGAATCAGAAAAGCCCGCTTCGTCATCTTGCATACAAAATAAGTCAACCTCCTCGGAAGTCAACCTTAAAGTTTTACAATATTCTTGAACTTCGTGGAGAGATGGCCGGTGGAATTGCGGGCGTCGAAGATAAGACAACCTAATCCCCCCCTGTGAAAAAAGTTGCTATTTCGAAATTCGGGGTTATATTTTTGGGGAACTGTAGAGGAAGGGGGAAAGGACAGGTTATGAAAAAAGGTCTTTTGTTTTTAACGGGTATGCTCATTTTTGCGAGCGCCTTCGGCCAGCCAAAACCCACCGGTTTCGGGGATTTGAACCAGAAGCTGGTTTTCACCCCGGGGGCGGGACTAATTTTTCCCGTCGGGGATTTTGACAACGCCAACGATATGGGATTCTCGCTCGGCGGCGGGCTGGAATACTTTGTCTCCTCCCGTTTGGCGCTTTCGGCCAACTACGCCTATCAATCCTTTGGCGACCCGGCTCTGGGAGTGAACGGCGAAAGCTTTCACTTTCTGGGATTGGGGGCGCGCGGGCTGCTCTTCAAGGATGCACGGCTGAACCCGTACATCCGGCTGGCAGGGGGGCTGTACCAGGCCTCCGGGGCCTCCAAGGCGGGTATCAACGGCGGGCCGGGAATTTTGTACCGGGCCTCCGAAAACGTCGGGCTCTGGGCGGAAGGGAACGCCCATATGATTTTTGACTATGCTGCCGGCCCGGCCTCCAACACGGCCCATTTTCTGGGGGTCTCCGCCGGGTTGATGCTGACGATCCCCACCGGCAGGCAGAAATCGCAGGCGATCCGCCGCAAACCGGGAGAGCCGCCGCCGACGGCCATCAAGGAGGAAAAACGGCAGGAACCGGGGGTCTTGGCGCCGGCCGGAGAACCAGAGATGGAACTTGCGCCGGTCTATTTCGATTTCGACAAATACCATCTGCGCTCCGACGCGAAAGAGACGCTGGAGAGAAACCTTGAAATTTTGCGGCAAAATCCCGGCTGGAAAATCGAACTGGAAGGACACTGCGACGAAATCGGCACGGAAGAGTACAACATCAGTTTGGGCTGGAAGCGGGCCGAAGTGGTGCGGGAGTTTTTGGTCCAATCCGGCCTCGAACGGGACCGCTTCGCCACCATCTCCTACGGCAAAATGCGCCCGGCCTCGCTCGGGCTGGATGAGGCCGCCCGCTCCAAAAACCGCCGGGTGGAATTCAAAATCGTCGCCCGGTAGGGGTATCTTTTTGTTTCCCGGTATTTGCGGGGCGAACCGCCGGTTCACCTCTTTTTATTTGCCTTCCTCCCCGTATCGGGAAGAGGGGGAGGCGGTTAACCCCTCCCCAAAAAAGGGGTTGCCTTTTTGGAATTAAGGCGTATTTTTGCCAGACCTTGAACAGAGGAGGAGGAGATATGAGAAAAATTGTGTTAACGGTTCTGGCTGTGCTCTTGGTTTTTGCGGCGTTTGCGACCGCCAAGCCGAGGCCGTCCGGCTTCGGGACTTTGGACAAGACTTTGGTCGTCACGCCGACGGGCGGGCTGCTGTTTCCCACCGGCGATTTTGACAACGGTGCGGACATGGGCTTTTTGGCGGGGGGGAACCTGGAATACTTCGTCAATCCCCGGGCGGCCCTTTCGCTCAATCTGGCCTATCATTCATTCGGCGCCCCCACGGGGGTGCCCGACGGGGCCGATTTCTTTTTGATCGGCGGCGGCGCCCGCGGCCTGCTTTTTGACGACGCCAAAATCAACCCCTACGGGCGGGTGGCCGGCGGGCTCTACCAGGGGAACGACGAATCGAACGTCGGGGTGAACTTCGGGGCGGGGGCGCTCATCCGCTCCAGCAAAACGCTCGGCTTTTTTGCCGAGGGGGCCCTGCATTTCGTCTTTGGCGTCGGCACCGGGGCCAGCACCACGGTCAACTTTCTCGGTTTTACCGGCGGACTGGTCTTGACCATTCCCACCGGGAATTAGGAGTGCAAAAGCGCAAACCGTCTTTCTCCGGATGCGGGGGAAGACGGTTTCTTTTTTGATGCTCTACGGCGGCTTTCTTTGCTGCGGGTTTGAAGGGCTCTCCGTCCCGGCCGGTTTCGCCCGGTTCCTCCGGGAGAAAAAACCGGGCGGGGTGATTCTGTTTGCCCGCAACTACGAATCCCCGGCCCAGTTGAAGACCCTCTCGGCCGAACTGAAATCCTTCTCCGATACCCCTCCACTCATCATGGTGGATCAAGAGGGGGGGATGGTCGTCCGCTTCAAGGAGGGGTTTCCGGAACTGCCGCCCGCCCGCGCCTTCGGCGAAGGGCGGGATTTTGCCGGCCTTTCGGCCGCCTGCCGCCGGACGGCGGAGGCGTTGAAAGCCGCCGGGGTGGATATGAATCTTTCCCCGGTGGTGGACGTGGTCACCGATCCGAAAAACGAATATCTGAAACCCCGCACCTTCGCCGACGATCCGTTTCTTGTTTCCCAGATGGCCGCCTCGGCCATCGAGGCCTTCCACGCGGGCGGGGTTTTGACCTGCGCCAAGCATTTTGTCGCCTTGGGGGATTCGGCCAAAGACCCGCACCAGATTCTGCCGCAGTCGAACGCGTCGAAGGAGCAACTGGAGGTGGTTTTCTTCCCCCCTTTTCGTGCCGCGGTGGAAGCAGGGGTGGACTCGTTGATGTCCACCCATATCCGCGTCCCGGCTTTGGATGAAACCGTTCCGGTGGTCTTTTCCCGGACCGCCCTATCTCTGGCGCGGGTGGTTTTGGGTTTTGAAGGGCCGATTTTGTCCGATGACTTGGAAATGGGGGCCATCGCCGAAAGCTGGGGGGTGCCGGAAGCGGCCGTTTTGGCCCTTTCGGCCGGGAATGATATGGCTTTGGTCTGCCACTCCCTCGAGCAACAGGAGGGAGCTTTGGAAAAGATTGCCAAAGAGGCGGAAAAAAACGATGCTTTTGCCCGCCAGCTAACGGTCAGCCAAAAACGGTTGGAAGCCCTTCGGGCTAAACGAAGAGTATGAGTGCGCTTTTCGAACTGCTCCGGAATATAAACGCCGGCCGGAAAGTGGTTGGGTTGGGACTCATGTCCGGCACTTCGGCGGACGGGCTGGATTTGGCTTTGGTTGAGTTTTCCCCAAAAAAAACCCCCCGGTTTTTAAAGGGGAAAACGTATCCCTATCCGGCGGGCGTTCGGAAAAAAATATTGGAGTTTCAACAAACCCGCCAAATTTTTCCCGAAGAAGCGATTCTGTTTTCTCAATTTTTGGGAGAGGTCTGGGCCGGGTTGGTCAAGCGATTTTTGGCCGCAACCAAAGCTTTACGTCCGGACTTTGTCGCCTCCCACGGCCAGACCATCCGCCACCTTCCTGAATTTCGAAAATTTTTGGGAAAGCGGCTGCGGGGAAGCTGGCAGACCGGAGAAGCGGAGGTATTGGCCAAAAAATTGGGGCTCGTCGTCGTTTCCGATTTCCGCGCCGGCGACGTCGCCCTGGGGGGCTCCGGCGCGCCGTTGATGCCGCACGTACACCGGCATCTTTTCTCTTCCCCTAAAAAAGTTCGCGCCGTTTTGAATATCGGCGGCCTCGCCAATCTGACCTTTTTGGGGAAGAAATCGTTCTGGGCCTCGGATACCGGCCCGGGGAACTGCCTTTCCGATTACTTGGCGCAAAAGTTCTACGGGCTTTCCTGCGACGTTCGCGGCCGGAAAGCGGAGCAGGGAAGGGTATCGGAAAAACTTTTGGCCGCCTTGAAGGGAAACCGGTTCTTTCCCCGCCCGTTCCCCAAATCGACCGGCCGGGAGGATTTTTCTGCAAAATGGCTGGAGGGGATTTTGAGAAGTTTTCAAGGAATGAAAAAGGAAGACGTGCTGGCCACCATCGGGACCCTGACCACCTGGGGGGTGGCGGAAGCGCTCCGGCGCAACGCCCGCGAAAAATTGGGCGAAGTGTATCTGGCCGGCGGCGGGGCCGAAAATCTTTTTTTCTTAAACCAGTTGCAAAAAAACCTTCCCGGTGTTTCCTTGCACCCCGCCGGGGATTTGGGTTGGCCGGAGGAGAGCCTGGAAGCGGCCGGGTTCGCCCTCCTCGGCTGGTGGTGTCTCGCAGGCGTAAAAATTGGAGAGACCCCGGTTACCGGGGCTAAAAAGAGAGGCGTTTTGGGAAAGGTCTCGCAGGCATGAAGAAAATCACTTTGATACTTGGTTCCACGGCTCTTTTGGCATTCCTTGCGGGCTGCGGCAAGCCCCCCCGGATAGAAGAAAAACCGACCCCGGAAATCGCGGAGTTCGTCAAAGTCCGGCTGCCGGTAACGGGCGACCGTTTTGATGTCCGATCCGGCGGGGGATGGATTTTTCAATTGCACCGGGCCGACTCCTCCGAGGCCTGGTTCGAAACCGATTCCTATTTCCAAATCGGCCGCGGCAAACAATTCCTCTGGTTGAAGGAAAACGGCCAAAAGGATTTCGACTCCAACGTAGTCTGGACGCTTATGCGCCCCAGAAAGGAAGGCCAATTTATTCAATTTGACGGCCGAAACTACCGCGGAGAGTTCTGGGTGACCCTCGATTCGTTTGCCAACATCATCCTGGTCAACAAGCTCGGTCTGGAAGATTACATTAAAGGGGTGCTTCCCCCGGAAATCGGCAAGCGCCCGGCCAAGGAAATCGAGGTTTTGAAGGCGCAGGCGGTGGCGGCCCGCACCTACACGCTCTCCCATCTCGGCCAATATCCCGGCAAGCCTTGGGATATGGAAGCAGATTCGCGCGATCAGGTCTACTCCGGAATGGAAGCGGAAGACCCGGTCTGCTCGCGGGCGGTGGAGGAGACCGCCGGGGAGGCCGCCACCTTCGGGGGAAAATTCATCAACGCCTACTACCACTCCACCTGCGGCGGCAAGACCGACTACATCTCCTCGGTCTGGCCCCACAAGCCGCAGGAGTCCTATCTCGTTCCGGCCGATGACGACACTTTCTGCCTCTGGTCAAAAAACTTCTACTGGCGGGAGGGGCTTTCCCAGCGCTGGCTGGTGGATAAAATCTCGGCCTTCCTGAAGCAGCACGGCCGTCCGGAACTGGACAAGATCGCCCCGGTTGTCGATCTGGCCATCACCGAGCGGAACAGTTCCGGGCGGGTCCGGATTTTGACGGTGAAAACGGAGAAGGAGAGTTATCCCCTTCTGGCCGATTCCATCCGCTGGGCCTTGGGGCGGCCCTCCTCCCCCAGTGCGCAGGCGATTCTCCCCTCCACCCTTTTCGACGTGGAAACGTTCCGCTCCCGTGAGGAAATCCTGGACAGCGCCGTCATCACCGGCCGGGGAGCCGGGCACGGCATTGGGATGTGCCAGACGGGGGCCATCGGCCGGGCCCGCGCCGGGCAAAGCTACAAGCAAATTCTGGAGCATTATTACCCCGGCATCCGTCTGGAACGGGTGCGCCGCTTCGGCAGCCGGTAAAGGTTAATCCTTTAAATCTTTAAAGAGGCGGGCTTAGGCCCGCCTCTTTTTTCATGGAGAAGTAGAGGGGAGGGGGTTGGCCCTTTTCCGCAATTGCACCCATAAAACCAGACCGAAGGCAAACAGCAAAATCGCCATCCACTGGTTGTAGGTCCAATGCGGGGCGCCCAAATTCAAATACATCTCCGGTTCGTACGAACGGATAAACTCGATGAAGAAACGGAAAAGCGAATCGGCCATCAGCAAAATCGAGAAACCCGATCCGTCGAATTTTTTCCGTTTGTTGTGCCAGACCAGAAATCCGAACAGGATCAAACCGAAAAGGGAACTGTAAAGCTGGGTCGGGTGAATCGCCTGGGCGCCGAACTCGGCGTCCGGTATGGAGCCGGGGGGAAAAGTGACCCCCCAGGGGAGCGCGGTCGGCGTGCCGTAGCAGCAGCCGTTCAAAAAACAGCCGATGCGGGTCAAAAAAATGCCGAAGGCCACGGTCGGGGCAAAAATATCGGCCGTTTTCCAGAAGGGGAGCTTGACTTTGTGCATGTAGTAAAAACCGGCCGCCGTGGCCAAAATGACGCCGGTGTACAAATTCAACCCGGCAATGCCAAAGGTGCCGCTCTGGAAGGGGTTGAACGTGGCCGTCCAGTTCCCCTTGAACTCCTCGAGATGAAAAAGCACGTACCCCAGCCGCGCTCCGACGATTCCCGCGGCGATTACCAGAAAAGCAAGATTGGAAAGGGCGTTTACGTCCAGCCCCTCCTTGGCTCCCCAGCGGCGGATGAAGTAAAGCCCGATAAAAAAGGAGGCGGCCAAGGCCAGCCCGTAGGTGCGCAGGGCAAAGGGGCCGATGTGAAACAGTTCAGGACACATGCGGCCTCGAATAAAAGCTTTTGAGCCAGCGATTGGCAAGCCCGAAAGCGGCGGGAGCGATGGCCAGCCCGACGGCGACGTCCGAAACGTAATGAAACCGGCCGTACACCGTCCCCACCGCCAGACCCATCACAAAGGGAAGCAGAATCCAAAACCAGGTTTTGGCTCCGCGGTACAAGCACATCAAAACCAGAACGGCGACCGCCACGTGGCTGGAGGGCATGCAGCCGCCGTGAATGGCTCCTTTATCAATAACGAATTTTACAAGATGATAAAAGAGCGGGCCCTCGATTGGGGGTGGATGCAGATGAGGAATGTGATAGCGGGGCCCTTCCACCGGATAGAGCAAAAACAAAGCGTAGGAGATGAAAAACCCAATGGAGACGGAAAGCACCAGTTGCTGAAAGGCCTCCGTTTTCCGGTTGGCCCAGAGAATCAAGGCCCCCAGGGGGATGATAAAATAGTAGGAGAAATACCCCGCCATAAAAATTTCGGTCAGCCAGGCGTTGGCCCGCTCGGCCATCCATACGGAGGGGATTACGCCAGTCAGGTTGTACTCGAAATCAATAAGCTGCGCATCGAACCAGCGGTCGGTGAAAAGATGGACCAGATAGCCGGTCTCCTCATATAGAAAAGTGAATAGCAGAATCAGATACCCCCAGCGCAAAAGCCCCTTCAGGCCGGTTGCGCTTTCCTTCAAGGTGGCGGCCATAAGCAAAACGAGGCCGACCATGGCGCCGTGAAAGACCAAAAACCACCCCCAGTTGGGTAGCCGCTGATGGAAAAGCAGAATGGATACGCTCAAAAAGCCGAGATAGGCGAACAGCCCCCAGTCGATGGGGAGGAGGTAAAACCGTTTCCGCACCGGTTTTTGAATTTCCTTTTCCGTTACGGGCTGGCTAATCGCCGGCTCCAGTTTGGACTCCTTCCACCACCACGGTGATTTCCCCCTTGGGGGGATGACCCGAATAATATTCGACGAGTGTGCTCAACTCTCCGGTTCTGGTTTCCTCAAATTTCTTGGTCAGCTCCCGGGCCACGGCCGCGCGGCGATTGCCGAGGGATTGTTTCAACTCCTCGAGAAATTTCACAAGCCGGTAGGGGGACTCAAAAAAAACAAGCGTGGCGTCCAGTTCCCGCAGGGCTTCCAGCCGTTTTCTACGCTTTCCCGGTTTTTTGGGCAAAAACCCCTCGAACAAGAAACGGTTAGTCGGAAGACCCGAGGTTGTCAATGCTGCGAGGACAGCCGAAGGGCCGGGGACGGCGTAGACCGGGATTTCGTTTTGATGGCAGGCGTGCACCAGAACAAAACCGGGGTCGGAAACCCCCGGGGTGCCGGCGTCGGAAACCAGGGCGACGTTTTTCCCTTCCTTCAAAAGCTCCAGAATTTCCGGAGCTCTTTTTTCTTCATTCTGCTCGTGAAAAGAAATCAGTTTGGCTTTGATTCCAAGCCGGGCCAAAAGCCGGCCGGTATGGCGGGTGTCCTCGGCGGCGACGACGTCCGACTCTTTCAGAATTCGTTCAGCTCGATGGGTCAAATCTTCGAGATTGCCGATGGGGGTGGCGACCAAAAAAAGCGCCACCTACCGGCTCCAGTCGCGGGAGAGCTGAAAATCAATCCCCACCGTGCGGCGGGAAAGCTTGGCAATCGTGGGCAAGGCCCTCTTGTACTGGCTGGCGGCCACAATCTTTTCAATTTTCTTCACCGTTTCGGCTGGAAATCCGGCCTCGATGATTTCATCCGCGCGCCAACGTTCGTCCACCAGCAAATACAGTATCTGGTCAGCCAGCTCGTAGGTGAATCCGAGTTCCCCTTCCACCGTTTGCCCGGCCCACAAATCGGCCGAGGGTTTTTTCTTCAAAACGCTTTCCGGCACTCCCAAATAGGTCGCCAGCTGCCGCTCCTGTGTTTTGTACAAATCCCCCAGCGGATTTATCGAAGAAGCGGAATCCCCGAACCAGGTGCTGTAGCCCAGCATCGCTTCGCTTTTGTTGGAAGTTCCTATGACCAAGGCCCTTTCCTTCTGCGACTGGTCAAAAAGGATAATCATCCGGCAGCGGGCCATCACGTTCCCCCGGCGGACTTTGTCCGCCTCCGGCACCTGCTCCAAATAGGCATCCACCATGGCCGTAATCTCGATTTTCTGGCTTTTGATGCCGGTTTTTTTCACCACTTCCTCGGCGTCCGTGATGGAATGGGGACTGGAGGTCTTGTACGGCATCATAATTCCCAAAACGTTTTCCGGCCCGTACGCTTTGGCTGCCAGAAAAGCGGAAACGGAGGAATCCAGCCCGCCGGAAAGCCCGACCACCCCCTTGGAAAAGCCGAATTTCCCCGCTTCCCGTTTTAGAAAATCGACCAAAAATCCGGCCACAAAGACCGGGTCGATGGTCAAATCCACTTTCATCTTTTCACCTTGCGGCGTTTAGGGGCAGTTTTTTCTCTGGATAGTTTTGGAGGCTGCGCGGAGTGGTTGCCGCCCCGGATGCGCAGAAGCTCGTTTATGGCAAAATCCAGTTTTTCATCCCGGAGAAGCGGAGTCCGCAGGCGCGCCCGGCGCACTTTGCCGAGCGAGATTTCGGCCGTCTGCAGCGCTTCCTCGAAGTAGGGAAGCTTCATTTCCGGCTTGCCGGCCGGGTCTATGATTTCCGAGCCCCCCCAGAACCCGACGCCGTCCTCAAAGCCGACCCGGTTGGCGAAAATCCAGTAGAACCCGTGCAAATCGGAGTAAAACCGGTTCATTTTTTCCCAGATGGCGGAAGAGCCCATCCGGGCTTTTTCCTCCAGCCCGCGTGCCGTGCCGTTGGCGATGTTGGCCACCAAGATGGCGCCGTCCAGCATCAAAAGATACGGGCAAAACGAATGCCAGGCCTCCTCGCAGATTAAAAGGCCAAATCGCCCGAAGCGGGTGTTGAAGGCCGAAAGGGTGGTGCCTTCGCCGAAAAAGCGCCCCTCATCGAACATCCCGTAGGTGGGCAGAAATACCTTGCGGTGCATATGGACAATTTTGCCGCCATCCGCAAAACAGGCGGAGTTGTAATAGACGAAAGAAGGGTCTTCCTCCGCCAAGCCAAAAATGACGGCTATTTTTTCCGAGGCCTTCAGTATTTTCTGGATTTCCGGAGAATTTTTCCGCAAAGCCACTTCCGGCACCATATCCTTGAGCAGATAACCGGTGAGCGAAAGCTCCGGAAAAACCACCAAATCGGCCCCTTCGCTTTGGGCTTTGCCTATGGTTTCCAGATGCAGCTCCAGATTCGACTTCACGTCCCCCAGCTTGGGGGCAATCTGGGCCAGGGCGATTTTGACTTTGTCCGCCACGGCTCTAATATATGCTTCTTGCCGGGGATTGACAAAAGCCCCTTTGCCTCCTTTGTTTGGATGCAAACTAAAATAGAGAGTTTGCCTCGGTTGACGGTGTTATGAGAAAACAAATACTGATTTTGGTGGGTTTGAGTTGCCTTCTCTGCATCGCTTTGCCGATGTTTGGTGCTACCG
The sequence above is drawn from the Verrucomicrobiia bacterium genome and encodes:
- a CDS encoding anhydro-N-acetylmuramic acid kinase, with the protein product MSALFELLRNINAGRKVVGLGLMSGTSADGLDLALVEFSPKKTPRFLKGKTYPYPAGVRKKILEFQQTRQIFPEEAILFSQFLGEVWAGLVKRFLAATKALRPDFVASHGQTIRHLPEFRKFLGKRLRGSWQTGEAEVLAKKLGLVVVSDFRAGDVALGGSGAPLMPHVHRHLFSSPKKVRAVLNIGGLANLTFLGKKSFWASDTGPGNCLSDYLAQKFYGLSCDVRGRKAEQGRVSEKLLAALKGNRFFPRPFPKSTGREDFSAKWLEGILRSFQGMKKEDVLATIGTLTTWGVAEALRRNAREKLGEVYLAGGGAENLFFLNQLQKNLPGVSLHPAGDLGWPEESLEAAGFALLGWWCLAGVKIGETPVTGAKKRGVLGKVSQA
- a CDS encoding SpoIID/LytB domain-containing protein → MKKITLILGSTALLAFLAGCGKPPRIEEKPTPEIAEFVKVRLPVTGDRFDVRSGGGWIFQLHRADSSEAWFETDSYFQIGRGKQFLWLKENGQKDFDSNVVWTLMRPRKEGQFIQFDGRNYRGEFWVTLDSFANIILVNKLGLEDYIKGVLPPEIGKRPAKEIEVLKAQAVAARTYTLSHLGQYPGKPWDMEADSRDQVYSGMEAEDPVCSRAVEETAGEAATFGGKFINAYYHSTCGGKTDYISSVWPHKPQESYLVPADDDTFCLWSKNFYWREGLSQRWLVDKISAFLKQHGRPELDKIAPVVDLAITERNSSGRVRILTVKTEKESYPLLADSIRWALGRPSSPSAQAILPSTLFDVETFRSREEILDSAVITGRGAGHGIGMCQTGAIGRARAGQSYKQILEHYYPGIRLERVRRFGSR
- the lgt gene encoding prolipoprotein diacylglyceryl transferase, coding for MCPELFHIGPFALRTYGLALAASFFIGLYFIRRWGAKEGLDVNALSNLAFLVIAAGIVGARLGYVLFHLEEFKGNWTATFNPFQSGTFGIAGLNLYTGVILATAAGFYYMHKVKLPFWKTADIFAPTVAFGIFLTRIGCFLNGCCYGTPTALPWGVTFPPGSIPDAEFGAQAIHPTQLYSSLFGLILFGFLVWHNKRKKFDGSGFSILLMADSLFRFFIEFIRSYEPEMYLNLGAPHWTYNQWMAILLFAFGLVLWVQLRKRANPLPSTSP
- a CDS encoding phosphatase PAP2 family protein, which gives rise to MRKRFYLLPIDWGLFAYLGFLSVSILLFHQRLPNWGWFLVFHGAMVGLVLLMAATLKESATGLKGLLRWGYLILLFTFLYEETGYLVHLFTDRWFDAQLIDFEYNLTGVIPSVWMAERANAWLTEIFMAGYFSYYFIIPLGALILWANRKTEAFQQLVLSVSIGFFISYALFLLYPVEGPRYHIPHLHPPPIEGPLFYHLVKFVIDKGAIHGGCMPSSHVAVAVLVLMCLYRGAKTWFWILLPFVMGLAVGTVYGRFHYVSDVAVGLAIAPAAFGLANRWLKSFYSRPHVS
- the rsmI gene encoding 16S rRNA (cytidine(1402)-2'-O)-methyltransferase; this encodes MALFLVATPIGNLEDLTHRAERILKESDVVAAEDTRHTGRLLARLGIKAKLISFHEQNEEKRAPEILELLKEGKNVALVSDAGTPGVSDPGFVLVHACHQNEIPVYAVPGPSAVLAALTTSGLPTNRFLFEGFLPKKPGKRRKRLEALRELDATLVFFESPYRLVKFLEELKQSLGNRRAAVARELTKKFEETRTGELSTLVEYYSGHPPKGEITVVVEGVQTGAGD
- a CDS encoding NAD+ synthase; protein product: MKVDLTIDPVFVAGFLVDFLKREAGKFGFSKGVVGLSGGLDSSVSAFLAAKAYGPENVLGIMMPYKTSSPHSITDAEEVVKKTGIKSQKIEITAMVDAYLEQVPEADKVRRGNVMARCRMIILFDQSQKERALVIGTSNKSEAMLGYSTWFGDSASSINPLGDLYKTQERQLATYLGVPESVLKKKPSADLWAGQTVEGELGFTYELADQILYLLVDERWRADEIIEAGFPAETVKKIEKIVAASQYKRALPTIAKLSRRTVGIDFQLSRDWSR
- a CDS encoding nitrilase-related carbon-nitrogen hydrolase — translated: MADKVKIALAQIAPKLGDVKSNLELHLETIGKAQSEGADLVVFPELSLTGYLLKDMVPEVALRKNSPEIQKILKASEKIAVIFGLAEEDPSFVYYNSACFADGGKIVHMHRKVFLPTYGMFDEGRFFGEGTTLSAFNTRFGRFGLLICEEAWHSFCPYLLMLDGAILVANIANGTARGLEEKARMGSSAIWEKMNRFYSDLHGFYWIFANRVGFEDGVGFWGGSEIIDPAGKPEMKLPYFEEALQTAEISLGKVRRARLRTPLLRDEKLDFAINELLRIRGGNHSAQPPKLSREKTAPKRRKVKR